A window from Thiomonas sp. FB-Cd encodes these proteins:
- a CDS encoding DUF190 domain-containing protein: MKTVTIARIYIKEGDKVDGHNLMQEIFKLLHDQHKVHGVTVFRGVAGFGSKGEVHSDDLLRMTVHLPLVLEFYDDPEVVAAVLPHIQQMVPAGHIVSWQAQCGCD, from the coding sequence ATGAAAACAGTCACGATCGCACGCATCTATATCAAGGAAGGTGACAAGGTTGATGGTCATAACTTGATGCAGGAAATTTTCAAGCTGCTGCATGACCAGCACAAGGTTCACGGCGTCACCGTCTTTCGCGGCGTGGCCGGTTTCGGCAGCAAGGGCGAAGTGCATTCCGACGATCTGCTGCGCATGACCGTGCACCTGCCGCTGGTGCTTGAGTTCTATGACGACCCTGAGGTGGTGGCGGCCGTGCTGCCGCATATCCAGCAGATGGTGCCCGCCGGACATATCGTCTCCTGGCAGGCGCAGTGCGGCTGCGACTGA
- a CDS encoding NADH-quinone oxidoreductase subunit C: MRHCDTTRLSPAALLAAAGGLLTDLGDAPSAHGRMQMAYACGCADGELDVLYVLSQGANQPYKVWRVRPEDRTLPSLANKLPLLGWYEREMMDLYGLRFTDHPEPNPLVLHEGMPREPAPLSHGFDRDAPALDFSLQPPTVPQVLGPDIQRLPFGPVRADIVESAQFLFFYIGEGILHYHPRLFYKHRAMEARFQGADRRTGAVLAERVSGIDSVAHGLAYAQAVEGAMGWRAPPRARYLRVILAELERLYNHLHYLGHLSKTTTLKVGEAEGHLLEERVKQINGPLTGSRFLRGLITPGGLRRDLDISGLDKALDAISDEIDRYLQRLEATRSHLDRLMTTGVLPRQMAFDQGATGPIERASNLDRDLRRDHPYANYEKVRFSVPVQQGGDAHARSLVRMEEIRESLAIIRQTIGRTKPGAVLRFDVMEEPDPQGEGLGWAEATRGGLLCAVHLTADRTRLQRVKIKDPSFSNWRVFPFTVEDSNMMDYAINEASFGLSIAGADR; the protein is encoded by the coding sequence ATGCGCCACTGCGACACCACCCGCCTCTCCCCGGCCGCCCTGCTCGCCGCAGCCGGCGGCCTGCTCACCGACCTGGGTGATGCCCCGAGCGCCCACGGTCGCATGCAGATGGCCTACGCTTGCGGTTGCGCCGATGGCGAACTCGACGTTTTATATGTGCTCAGCCAGGGCGCGAACCAGCCCTACAAGGTGTGGCGCGTGCGGCCCGAAGACCGCACCCTCCCCTCGCTGGCCAATAAGCTGCCGCTGCTGGGCTGGTATGAGCGCGAGATGATGGACCTGTACGGCCTGCGCTTCACCGATCATCCCGAGCCCAATCCGCTAGTGCTGCACGAAGGCATGCCGCGCGAACCGGCGCCCTTGTCCCATGGCTTCGATCGTGATGCACCCGCGCTCGATTTCTCGCTGCAACCGCCAACAGTGCCGCAGGTGCTCGGCCCCGACATCCAGCGCCTGCCTTTCGGCCCGGTGCGGGCGGACATTGTGGAATCTGCGCAATTCCTGTTCTTCTACATCGGCGAAGGCATCCTGCACTATCACCCGCGGCTGTTCTACAAACACCGCGCGATGGAAGCCAGATTTCAAGGAGCTGACCGGCGCACAGGCGCGGTGCTGGCCGAGCGCGTCAGCGGCATCGATTCGGTCGCGCACGGCCTAGCCTACGCCCAGGCGGTGGAAGGCGCAATGGGCTGGCGCGCCCCGCCGCGTGCGCGCTATCTGCGCGTCATCCTGGCTGAGTTGGAGCGGCTCTACAACCATCTGCATTACCTCGGCCACCTGTCCAAGACCACCACGCTCAAGGTCGGCGAGGCCGAAGGCCATTTGCTCGAAGAACGGGTCAAGCAGATCAACGGCCCACTCACGGGCAGCCGGTTTTTGCGCGGCCTCATCACCCCCGGCGGCCTGCGGCGCGATCTCGACATCAGCGGCCTGGACAAGGCGCTCGACGCCATCAGCGACGAGATCGACCGCTATTTGCAACGCCTGGAAGCCACCCGCAGCCACCTCGACCGGCTGATGACCACCGGCGTGCTGCCGCGGCAGATGGCGTTCGACCAGGGCGCCACCGGGCCGATTGAACGCGCCAGCAACCTCGACCGCGACCTGCGCCGCGATCATCCCTATGCCAACTACGAGAAAGTGCGTTTCTCCGTGCCGGTGCAACAGGGCGGCGACGCGCATGCACGCTCACTGGTACGCATGGAGGAAATCCGCGAGTCGCTGGCCATCATCCGCCAGACCATCGGCCGCACCAAGCCCGGCGCGGTGCTGCGCTTTGACGTGATGGAAGAGCCAGACCCTCAAGGCGAAGGCCTGGGTTGGGCGGAAGCCACGCGCGGCGGGCTGTTGTGTGCAGTGCATCTCACCGCCGACCGCACACGCTTGCAGCGCGTCAAGATCAAGGATCCGTCGTTCTCGAACTGGCGGGTGTTTCCGTTCACCGTGGAGGACAGCAACATGATGGATTACGCCATCAACGAAGCCAGCTTCGGCCTGTCCATCGCTGGCGCTGATCGCTGA
- a CDS encoding proton-conducting transporter membrane subunit encodes MKLPDTITLWAFGLAALAWLLALLTDLFIGTDLPRWLLGLGCVLAALGALWGLPGGDAGQAILQLGDTPVVFHPDAAALWLMLPALLPAFFASLLGGTGHARGWAAGAALSLLGALGVYGLQDGASFLIAWELMGFGGALMLLADHRSVHAGHDNLFMLALLEVGGVALLLAVLMLGQSLAFGTYALQWTQWGVASAFFLGLLWLVGFGAKLGLLPFYEWYPGAYGSGGGATGALMSGVVMNAAYFALGRALLQWTGNPPWLAAFGVIVLAVGTFTAILAILYAFQQSDWRRLLAFSSAENAGVAVTALGAALIFRAGGQDMLSSLAWTVGMLHLMGHSLAKGTLFLSADAAAALQGNHHLRQSAILRHAPLTLGLGAVFGAMSLAAMPPTAGFVSEWYLFQTLFHDFTLKGDGSRIALALAGAGMALTAAIALATMVKLFGVGLLGQNEKHAAQHRKHQATLTPLQRWAVLVTGMAVPAFAVSLVFWLPQMASSVWPTMQAPQQMTHDWLLVPLSAGFAFISPTMLVITVPLLALIPLALVWGRRRYPVRHAPLWCGGEDYAAHAGATTALSFSNAMRVFYNFIYRPHNAVARRFDGKPYFLKELQFDYSQAPIFGPLLFTPAVQAVQWLARKLRFLQNGFMNAYLAYIGLLLIVVFGLVLVWSPA; translated from the coding sequence ATGAAACTGCCTGACACCATCACGCTCTGGGCCTTCGGGCTGGCGGCGCTTGCCTGGCTGCTGGCGCTGCTGACCGATCTGTTCATCGGCACCGACCTGCCTCGCTGGTTGCTCGGTCTGGGCTGCGTGTTGGCCGCGCTGGGCGCGCTGTGGGGCCTGCCCGGTGGCGACGCGGGCCAGGCCATCCTGCAGCTCGGCGACACGCCCGTGGTGTTCCACCCGGACGCGGCCGCGCTGTGGCTGATGCTGCCCGCGCTGCTGCCCGCCTTCTTCGCCAGCCTGCTCGGCGGCACGGGGCATGCGCGCGGCTGGGCGGCGGGCGCGGCGCTGTCGCTGCTGGGCGCATTGGGCGTCTATGGCCTGCAGGACGGTGCGAGCTTTCTCATTGCTTGGGAGTTGATGGGCTTCGGCGGCGCGCTCATGCTGCTGGCCGACCATCGCAGCGTGCACGCCGGGCATGACAACCTGTTCATGCTCGCCCTGCTCGAAGTTGGCGGCGTGGCGCTGCTGCTGGCCGTGCTCATGCTGGGCCAAAGTCTCGCCTTCGGCACCTATGCGCTGCAATGGACGCAATGGGGTGTGGCCTCGGCGTTTTTCCTCGGCCTGCTGTGGCTGGTGGGTTTTGGCGCCAAGCTCGGACTGCTGCCGTTTTACGAGTGGTACCCAGGCGCTTACGGCAGCGGCGGCGGCGCCACCGGAGCGCTGATGTCGGGCGTGGTGATGAACGCCGCCTACTTCGCCTTGGGCCGCGCGCTGCTGCAGTGGACGGGCAACCCGCCATGGCTCGCGGCCTTTGGCGTGATCGTGTTGGCGGTAGGCACCTTCACCGCAATACTGGCCATCCTCTACGCCTTCCAGCAGAGCGACTGGCGGCGGCTGCTGGCATTTTCCTCCGCTGAAAACGCGGGCGTGGCCGTCACGGCTTTGGGTGCGGCGCTCATCTTCCGCGCCGGTGGGCAAGACATGCTCAGCAGCCTGGCCTGGACCGTGGGCATGCTGCACCTCATGGGCCATAGCCTGGCCAAGGGCACGCTGTTCCTCAGCGCCGACGCCGCTGCGGCCTTGCAGGGCAATCATCACCTGCGGCAGAGCGCCATCCTGCGCCATGCGCCGCTCACCCTGGGCCTAGGCGCGGTGTTTGGGGCCATGAGCCTGGCGGCCATGCCGCCCACCGCCGGGTTTGTGAGCGAATGGTATTTGTTCCAGACCCTGTTCCACGACTTCACCTTGAAGGGCGACGGCTCGCGCATCGCGCTCGCGCTGGCCGGCGCCGGCATGGCGCTGACCGCCGCCATCGCCCTGGCGACCATGGTCAAGCTGTTCGGCGTCGGCCTGCTGGGGCAGAACGAGAAACATGCCGCGCAACATCGGAAGCACCAGGCCACGCTCACTCCCCTGCAGCGCTGGGCCGTGCTCGTCACCGGCATGGCCGTGCCCGCGTTTGCCGTAAGCCTGGTGTTCTGGCTGCCACAGATGGCCAGCTCGGTGTGGCCCACCATGCAAGCGCCGCAGCAGATGACGCATGACTGGCTGCTGGTGCCGCTATCGGCCGGGTTTGCCTTCATCTCTCCCACCATGCTGGTGATCACGGTGCCGCTGCTGGCGCTGATTCCGCTGGCGCTGGTGTGGGGACGACGCCGCTACCCGGTGCGCCATGCGCCACTGTGGTGCGGCGGCGAAGACTACGCCGCGCACGCCGGAGCCACCACGGCACTGTCGTTCTCCAACGCAATGCGGGTGTTCTACAACTTTATTTATCGCCCGCACAACGCCGTGGCACGGCGGTTCGATGGCAAGCCGTATTTCCTGAAAGAATTGCAGTTCGACTATTCCCAGGCGCCGATTTTTGGCCCGCTGCTGTTCACCCCGGCGGTGCAAGCGGTGCAATGGCTGGCGCGCAAATTGCGCTTTTTACAGAACGGTTTTATGAACGCCTATCTCGCGTATATCGGCTTGCTTTTGATCGTTGTGTTCGGCTTGGTGCTGGTGTGGAGTCCGGCCTGA
- a CDS encoding GGDEF domain-containing protein, producing the protein MKLEELASRDSLTSLWNRRRIEVLLSREIQRTVHSGAPLTIMLADLDHFKGINDSFGHATGDEVPRHVGSIIHSTLRAGAEVGRWGGEEFLIVLPDTSIGDALACAKLIHEPLASTGFNMPERFAVTVSLGLAAWSSGETFPAFFSRADHAMYEAKIAGRTTSASSSRHGRQAWAPRLRKPPGHYEI; encoded by the coding sequence ATCAAGCTCGAGGAACTGGCAAGCCGCGACAGCCTGACCAGCCTGTGGAACCGGCGGCGAATCGAGGTCCTGCTGTCGCGGGAAATCCAGCGCACCGTCCATTCCGGCGCGCCGCTGACGATCATGCTGGCGGATCTCGACCATTTCAAGGGTATCAACGACAGCTTCGGTCACGCCACCGGTGACGAAGTCCCGCGCCATGTCGGCAGCATCATTCACTCGACCTTGCGCGCCGGCGCGGAAGTCGGGCGCTGGGGCGGCGAGGAGTTCCTCATCGTCCTGCCAGACACGTCGATCGGCGATGCGCTGGCCTGCGCGAAGCTCATCCACGAACCACTGGCATCGACCGGATTCAACATGCCGGAGCGTTTCGCTGTAACGGTATCCCTCGGGCTCGCGGCCTGGTCGTCCGGCGAGACCTTCCCGGCCTTTTTCTCGCGTGCCGACCACGCGATGTACGAGGCCAAGATTGCCGGGCGAACTACATCGGCATCGTCAAGCCGGCATGGGCGGCAGGCGTGGGCGCCGCGCCTGCGCAAACCGCCCGGCCACTACGAAATATAG
- a CDS encoding respiratory chain complex I subunit 1 family protein — MQAQAVWQQVAQVLVIVLLSPLLHGFIATLEEKVQRGQGPSIFQPYRDLFKWFRKEIVVPETASWIFWAAPIVAFSAMLTVPILIPVLTNYPLPLSDMGDILGGGLILTLGGFAIMVAGLDSGHPYGGLGSSREAMLAILAEPTLIMVFVGITLLAQAMLPFVVNHLLVASPAVFWSPAHLFLVAAFFILLTVETERLPIHSSIHYEIYMIGEARILEYSGPLLALLKWASWMKQAILYTIFLNVLTIPWGLSEQGTALGMIGATLALLAKWFALGLVMVFVDTSQSRLRFYRYQEPLALSFLMAVLAIVARQV, encoded by the coding sequence ATGCAAGCACAAGCCGTATGGCAACAAGTCGCCCAGGTGCTGGTCATCGTGTTGCTGTCTCCCCTGCTGCACGGCTTCATCGCCACGCTGGAGGAAAAGGTGCAGCGCGGCCAGGGGCCGAGCATCTTCCAGCCCTACCGCGATCTGTTCAAGTGGTTCCGCAAGGAGATCGTGGTGCCGGAAACGGCGTCTTGGATCTTCTGGGCCGCGCCTATCGTGGCGTTCTCGGCCATGCTCACGGTGCCCATCCTCATTCCGGTGCTGACCAACTATCCGCTGCCGCTGTCGGACATGGGTGACATTCTGGGCGGCGGTCTCATCCTCACGCTGGGCGGCTTCGCCATCATGGTGGCTGGGCTGGACAGCGGCCACCCTTACGGCGGCCTTGGATCGAGCCGCGAGGCCATGCTCGCCATCCTCGCCGAGCCGACGCTGATCATGGTGTTCGTCGGCATCACCCTGCTGGCGCAGGCCATGCTGCCCTTTGTCGTCAACCATCTGCTGGTTGCCAGCCCGGCGGTGTTCTGGAGTCCGGCACACCTGTTTCTCGTCGCCGCGTTTTTCATTCTGCTCACGGTGGAGACTGAGCGCCTGCCCATCCATTCGAGCATCCACTACGAGATTTACATGATCGGCGAGGCGCGCATCCTCGAATACTCCGGCCCGCTGCTGGCGCTGCTCAAGTGGGCCTCGTGGATGAAACAGGCCATTCTCTACACCATCTTTCTCAACGTGCTGACCATTCCCTGGGGCCTGTCGGAACAAGGCACGGCGCTGGGCATGATCGGCGCCACCCTCGCTCTGCTGGCCAAGTGGTTCGCCCTCGGACTGGTGATGGTGTTTGTCGACACATCGCAGTCGCGCCTGCGCTTTTACCGTTATCAGGAGCCGCTGGCGCTGTCCTTCCTGATGGCCGTCCTCGCCATCGTCGCGCGGCAGGTGTGA
- the crcB gene encoding fluoride efflux transporter CrcB, whose amino-acid sequence MTYVFIAIFAIVGAFARYGQSIVVQGVLGRSFPFATLSINVLGSFLMGFLFFETLERINLSPELRTGILTGGLGAYTTFSTFSLESLNLIENGELVKAGLYVGGSVVLSIAAAIFGAYLSRNLGVSV is encoded by the coding sequence ATGACCTACGTTTTCATCGCCATCTTCGCCATCGTCGGCGCGTTCGCGCGCTACGGCCAGAGCATCGTCGTTCAAGGTGTGCTGGGGCGTTCGTTCCCCTTTGCCACGCTGTCGATCAACGTGCTGGGGTCCTTCCTCATGGGTTTTCTGTTTTTTGAAACTCTGGAACGCATCAACCTCAGCCCCGAGCTGCGCACCGGCATCCTCACGGGTGGACTGGGGGCTTACACCACGTTCTCCACCTTCTCGCTGGAGTCGCTCAACCTCATTGAAAACGGCGAGCTGGTCAAGGCCGGGCTGTATGTCGGCGGCTCAGTCGTGCTGTCGATCGCGGCGGCGATCTTCGGCGCGTATCTGTCACGCAACCTTGGAGTTTCCGTATGA
- a CDS encoding proton-conducting transporter membrane subunit, producing the protein MAEALNLTAAVIDFVLVVVLLIATPDHGITALNHYLLLDDFGVWVMLCLAIVYLLASVYAIGYMRWMHGELARLHRFYSLFAAFALTMFLAPVQNNPGLYWIAIDLTTIVSAFLVGFQRAPESIEAAWKYIVIVSAGLGLALLGTVLFYWAGTFILGPEYDMTWANLAGIAPKAEPVLLLLSFLLVLVGFGTKVGLAPMHTWLPDAHSEGPAPVSAMLSGALLNCAMLGIVRYLNILQHTRIEATARTALVVLGAFSLLVAALFISHQTVIKRLAAYSSVEHMGVVALGFGFGGPLGVIGALYHMLNHSLTKSLVFFGAGNMMHAYESKEIANIRRVLHFFPRSGAIWLAGAVAITGAPPFGLFLSELTILRGGMVSTNPWAVWWMAVLLIVIFIGFLNHFRAMYFGSRPKHAPHLKLRFVHVAPMAVALVAILLLGLWWLPPIWTHLAGIATQLGGV; encoded by the coding sequence GTGGCCGAAGCGCTCAATCTCACAGCGGCGGTGATCGACTTCGTGCTGGTCGTCGTACTGCTCATCGCCACGCCAGACCACGGCATCACCGCGCTGAACCACTACCTACTGCTCGACGATTTCGGCGTGTGGGTGATGCTGTGCCTGGCCATCGTCTATCTGCTGGCCAGCGTCTACGCCATTGGCTACATGCGCTGGATGCATGGGGAGCTGGCGCGGCTGCACCGCTTCTACAGCCTGTTCGCCGCGTTCGCGCTCACCATGTTCCTGGCACCGGTGCAGAACAACCCCGGGCTGTACTGGATCGCCATTGACCTCACCACCATCGTCAGCGCGTTTCTGGTGGGCTTTCAGCGCGCGCCGGAAAGCATCGAAGCGGCGTGGAAGTACATCGTCATCGTCTCCGCAGGTCTTGGTCTGGCGCTGCTGGGCACAGTGCTGTTTTACTGGGCCGGCACGTTCATCCTCGGCCCGGAGTACGACATGACCTGGGCCAACCTCGCCGGCATCGCCCCCAAGGCCGAGCCGGTGTTGCTGCTGCTCTCCTTCCTGCTGGTCTTGGTGGGCTTCGGCACCAAGGTCGGCCTGGCGCCGATGCACACCTGGCTGCCGGATGCGCACAGCGAGGGCCCGGCGCCGGTGTCGGCCATGCTGTCGGGCGCGCTGCTCAACTGCGCCATGCTGGGCATCGTGCGCTATCTCAACATCCTGCAGCACACCCGCATCGAGGCCACGGCGCGCACCGCACTGGTGGTGCTGGGCGCGTTCAGCCTGCTGGTGGCAGCGCTGTTCATCAGCCACCAGACCGTCATCAAGCGCCTCGCCGCCTATTCCAGCGTGGAGCACATGGGCGTGGTCGCGCTGGGCTTCGGTTTCGGCGGGCCGCTGGGGGTGATCGGCGCGCTGTATCACATGCTCAATCACTCGCTCACCAAGTCGCTGGTGTTCTTCGGCGCGGGCAACATGATGCACGCTTACGAGAGCAAGGAGATTGCCAATATCCGCCGTGTGCTGCACTTTTTTCCTCGCTCGGGCGCCATCTGGCTGGCCGGTGCCGTGGCTATTACCGGGGCGCCGCCGTTCGGCCTGTTTCTCTCGGAACTCACCATCCTGCGCGGCGGCATGGTGAGTACAAATCCGTGGGCGGTATGGTGGATGGCCGTGCTGCTCATCGTCATTTTCATCGGCTTTCTCAACCACTTCCGCGCCATGTATTTTGGCTCGCGTCCGAAGCATGCGCCGCATCTGAAATTGCGCTTCGTGCATGTCGCGCCGATGGCCGTGGCACTGGTCGCCATCCTGCTGCTCGGCCTATGGTGGCTGCCGCCGATCTGGACCCATCTGGCGGGCATCGCCACGCAACTGGGAGGGGTGTGA
- a CDS encoding DNA mismatch repair protein MutS: MKAHLLFPDRDIDLKAEPPGQWREVGQDLELDTLLAAMAASDAFLHAVASSVLLAATGEGDARIIAWRQAALRDALAHAPELRALYALVVEAIESRKKHLFGLSMFGRYPRSNLHGAVELLQTYMQMLRRLRQQADTLASGFRSEAFGTLFTTLQREIGDDYFAEVQDHLDTLRFRHGVLLSASLGPGNAGTGYVLHAGNAARPGWLARLLRKAPPQYAFRLADRDEAGERMLSELVDRGINEVANALAQATEHVLGFFELLRVELAFFVACLNLHERLGVLGVATCMPTFHPIGTRRLTVRAMRDPTLALTLQRAPVENDLDADGKGLLAVTGANQGGKSTFLRAMGLAQVMLHAGLFVAAEAYAGELALGVFTHYKREEDATLQGGKLDEELLRMSAIADRIVPGAQLLSNESFASTNEREGSELLLQVVDALRERGIKVVLVTHLYDAARRLVNQAAPDTLLLRAQRRDDGTRSFKLVVGVPLQTSFGADLYAEVFGGESV, encoded by the coding sequence ATGAAAGCGCATCTGCTGTTTCCTGACCGCGATATCGACCTCAAGGCCGAGCCGCCAGGGCAATGGCGCGAAGTCGGGCAAGACCTCGAACTCGACACGCTGCTCGCGGCGATGGCCGCTAGCGACGCCTTTCTGCACGCGGTTGCCTCCAGCGTGCTGCTGGCCGCCACAGGCGAGGGCGACGCCCGCATCATTGCCTGGCGGCAGGCCGCGTTGCGCGACGCGCTCGCACATGCGCCGGAACTGCGCGCGCTGTATGCGCTGGTGGTCGAGGCCATCGAAAGCCGCAAAAAACATTTGTTTGGTCTCAGCATGTTCGGCCGCTACCCGCGCTCCAATCTGCACGGCGCGGTGGAGCTCTTGCAAACCTACATGCAAATGCTGCGCCGCCTGCGTCAGCAGGCCGACACGCTGGCCAGCGGCTTTCGCTCCGAGGCCTTTGGCACGCTGTTCACCACCTTGCAACGCGAAATTGGCGACGATTACTTTGCCGAAGTGCAAGACCATCTCGATACCCTGCGTTTTCGCCACGGCGTGCTGCTCAGCGCCAGCCTCGGCCCCGGCAATGCGGGTACGGGCTATGTGCTCCATGCGGGCAACGCAGCGCGTCCAGGCTGGCTGGCGCGGTTGCTGCGCAAGGCGCCGCCGCAATACGCGTTTCGCCTCGCCGACCGCGACGAGGCCGGCGAGCGCATGCTGTCTGAACTGGTCGATCGCGGCATTAACGAAGTCGCCAACGCACTGGCGCAGGCCACCGAGCACGTGCTGGGTTTTTTCGAGCTGTTGCGGGTTGAACTGGCGTTTTTTGTGGCTTGCCTGAATTTGCACGAGCGCCTGGGCGTACTCGGCGTGGCCACCTGCATGCCGACGTTTCATCCCATTGGCACGCGGCGTCTCACTGTGCGTGCGATGCGCGATCCCACTCTGGCGCTGACGTTGCAACGTGCCCCGGTGGAAAACGATCTCGACGCCGACGGCAAGGGGTTACTCGCCGTCACCGGCGCCAATCAGGGCGGTAAGTCCACGTTTTTGCGCGCGATGGGGCTGGCGCAGGTCATGTTGCACGCGGGCCTGTTCGTGGCCGCCGAGGCTTACGCGGGTGAACTCGCGCTGGGGGTTTTCACGCATTACAAGCGGGAGGAGGACGCCACGCTGCAAGGCGGCAAGCTCGACGAGGAGTTGCTGCGCATGAGCGCCATCGCCGATCGCATCGTGCCCGGCGCGCAGTTGCTGTCCAACGAATCGTTCGCCTCGACCAACGAGCGCGAAGGCTCCGAGTTGCTGTTGCAGGTGGTCGATGCGCTGCGCGAGCGCGGCATCAAGGTTGTCCTGGTCACGCATCTGTATGACGCGGCGCGTCGCCTGGTCAACCAGGCTGCGCCCGACACCCTGTTGCTGCGTGCGCAGCGGCGCGACGATGGCACGCGCAGCTTCAAGCTCGTCGTGGGCGTGCCTTTGCAGACCAGTTTCGGCGCTGACCTCTACGCCGAAGTGTTTGGGGGTGAGTCGGTTTGA
- a CDS encoding hydrogenase translates to MLIFHLGGVQASIFSLLIIIALILAFVMLGSHWIKNHILAFAAESWVIAALSLAIGITGHYPELIFIAALTALFRGTLLPYLLVRIVNGLGQNREFTPLLQPASSIVLGGFLVLFSYAVAEKLGVRMNLVDNIAVLALTAMFALKLIGFLMLVLRAEAVSSILGLLVIENGIFLGSQILVPGMPLLLEMVILFDLLIIVSTFGMLIRYLHKEVGSTSSRALTRLVG, encoded by the coding sequence ATGTTGATCTTCCACCTCGGCGGCGTGCAGGCATCCATCTTCAGCCTGCTGATCATCATCGCGCTCATCCTGGCCTTCGTCATGCTTGGCTCGCACTGGATCAAGAACCACATCCTGGCCTTCGCCGCCGAGTCATGGGTGATTGCGGCGCTGTCGCTGGCCATCGGCATCACCGGGCATTACCCGGAGCTGATTTTCATCGCCGCACTGACCGCGCTGTTTCGCGGCACCCTGCTGCCATACCTGCTCGTGCGCATCGTCAACGGCCTGGGGCAGAACCGCGAGTTCACGCCCTTGCTGCAACCGGCGTCGAGCATCGTGCTCGGCGGCTTTCTGGTGCTGTTTTCCTACGCTGTGGCGGAGAAGCTTGGGGTGCGCATGAACCTGGTGGACAACATCGCCGTGCTGGCGCTGACCGCCATGTTCGCGCTCAAGCTCATCGGCTTTCTGATGCTGGTGCTGCGCGCGGAGGCGGTGAGTTCCATCCTCGGCCTGCTGGTGATCGAGAACGGCATTTTTCTTGGCTCGCAAATCCTGGTGCCGGGCATGCCGCTGTTGCTGGAAATGGTGATCCTGTTCGACCTGCTGATCATCGTCTCCACCTTCGGCATGCTCATCCGCTACCTGCACAAGGAAGTTGGCTCCACGAGCAGCCGCGCACTCACTCGGCTGGTGGGGTGA
- a CDS encoding NADH-quinone oxidoreductase subunit B family protein, protein MVSLGGAQSSPPQPSPPGEGEANATALEQELKAFGRSLHIRHVDAGSCNGCESELQALLNPFYNLHRLGIFFTPSPRFADLLLVTGPVTAAMREPLLRTYDAMPQPRWVMAAGTCATGGGTNGGGYACHQGLDGMLPVDVWLPGCPPNPAALIEALLLLLQRRPQQVHGGVHDAHRAGQGAPT, encoded by the coding sequence CTGGTGAGCCTTGGCGGAGCGCAGTCCTCCCCACCCCAACCCTCCCCACCGGGTGAGGGAGAGGCGAATGCCACCGCACTTGAGCAGGAACTCAAGGCCTTCGGTCGAAGCCTGCACATCCGCCATGTCGACGCCGGCTCGTGCAACGGTTGCGAGAGCGAGCTGCAAGCCCTACTTAACCCCTTCTACAACCTGCACCGCCTGGGCATTTTTTTCACGCCCTCGCCGCGCTTTGCCGACCTGCTGCTGGTCACCGGCCCAGTCACAGCGGCCATGCGCGAGCCGCTGTTGCGCACCTATGACGCCATGCCCCAGCCCCGCTGGGTGATGGCTGCAGGCACCTGTGCCACCGGCGGCGGCACCAACGGCGGCGGCTACGCCTGCCATCAGGGGCTGGACGGCATGCTGCCCGTGGACGTGTGGCTGCCCGGCTGCCCGCCCAACCCGGCTGCGCTGATCGAAGCCCTGCTCTTGCTGCTGCAACGCAGACCGCAGCAGGTGCACGGCGGCGTCCATGACGCCCATCGCGCAGGGCAAGGGGCGCCCACATGA